From a single Lolium rigidum isolate FL_2022 chromosome 7, APGP_CSIRO_Lrig_0.1, whole genome shotgun sequence genomic region:
- the LOC124669595 gene encoding uncharacterized protein LOC124669595: MEVVELQQARAHGEIGDIFKMMLKIYKSEEARSMEVSKKGSFELGSISSHFSQMWDNGRQIRQLFSTDAKFLPTSMLAHDTLVGHVSTLELCSEHIDWLCRWVPQFAERLERIKKDDPMDKKMLEMAEMEEVSFACYIRSWERVRRRDNSIRFEDSTTLSPMLFTHYMPGYHPLFADLTQTMQIFSIKITELVGFNWPLEVYGVVAARDAVDYRRNHLFLRSRDNCQFLKDKEDSYLHLTGPSRAIMSEDTVRIEFQLKVKGTMKSEDRHLITEQFACDAHGAGTSIIHSIDGCFCTMELCSEYFRGSIQATIISICVTQGSLPDGAQVICFSLPEEDTEGKDERRTNHVVLFDNKNGAVPVDEEGYLKLSRQVVPVQLEGKLEVVTKTDAMMSRSVFFTPELSNISQESCILGDDCTLEITVAWSLLVDDEQHMMMMSYTNALVRPKTFPYMKLVQDTQGGSC, from the exons ATGGAAGTCGTCGAATTGCAGCAGGCACGGGCCCATGGCGAGATTGGTGATATCTTCAAGATGATGCTTAAAATCTACAAGTCGGAAGAAGCCAGATCGATGGAGGTGTCAAAGAAGGGTAGCTTCGAATTGGGTTCGATCTCCTCCCACTTCAGCCAGATGTGGGACAACGGGCGTCAGATTCGGCAGCTATTCTCAACAGATGCAAAATTCTTACCCACATCCATGCTTGCCCATGACACGTTGGTTGGCCATGTTTCCACATTGGAATTGTGTTCAGAACATATTGATTGGCTATGTAGATGGGTACCTCAGTTCGCTGAGAGACTCGAGAGGATCAAAAAGGATGATCCGATGGACAAAAAGATGCTGGAGATGGCAGAGATGGAGGAAGTCAGTTTTGCTTGCTACATACGCAGCTGGGAACGAGTTCGCCGGCGCGACAACTCCATCAGATTTGAAGATTCAA CAACATTGAGCCCAATGCTGTTCACACACTATATGCCAGGCTACCACCCATTGTTTGCTGATCTCACGCAGACAATGCAGATTTTCTCTATCAAAATCACAGAATTGGTAGGCTTCAATTGGCCATTGGAGGTATACGGCGTGGTTGCTGCCAGGGATGCTGTGGACTATCGTCGCAACCATCTTTTTCTTCGCAGTAGGGATAACTGCCAATTCCTCAAGGATAAGGAG GATTCTTATTTGCACTTGACTGGCCCGTCTCGTGCGATTATGTCTGAGGACACTGTTCGGATTGAATTCCAACTGAAAGTCAAGGGCACTATGAAGTCAGAAGACAGGCATTTAATCACCGAACAATTTGCTTGTGATGCTCATGGTGCTGGGACTTCTATCATACATTCCATCGATGGCTGTTTTTGCACGATGGAATTATGTTCTGAGTATTTCAGAGGCTCGATCCAAGCAACCATAATTAGTATCTGTGTTACGCAAGGCTCGTTGCCAGATGGTGCACAAGTTATTTGCTTTTCACTGCCTGAAGAGGATACTGAAGGGAAGGATGAGCGCAGAACTAACCATGTTGTTCTGTTTGATAATAAAAATGGAGCAGTGCCAGTAGATGAAGAAGGGTATTTGAAGTTGTCAAGGCAGGTTGTTCCTGTACAATTGGAAGGAAAGCTGGAAGTTGTCACAAAGACTGATGCCATGATGAGTCGAAGTGTTTTCTTTACACCTGAATTAAGCAACATAAGTCAAGAATCGTGCATACTTGGTGATGACTGCACGTTAGAGATAACTGTTGCTTGGTCTCTCCTTGTTGATGACGAGCAGCATATGATGATGATGAGCTACACGAACGCTCTCGTGCGACCTAAAACTTTCCCGTACATGAAATTGGTTCAAGACACGCAAGGCGGGAGTTGTTGA